A genomic stretch from Limnobacter thiooxidans includes:
- a CDS encoding dicarboxylate/amino acid:cation symporter has product MTLTVKVILGMVLGIVVGLAINFSGLNAEGSFVQKFVTSGLFHIVGKMFINALNMLVVPLVLFSLICGVCGIGDIKLLGKIGTKSFGFYMLTTAVAIASAILIAVGLGIGEGMNARSSAEFSAREAPALSDVLINIIPTNPINAMAQGEMLSIIFFAILLGVSLLLVGKKARKVIDLIEILNEAMMKMVSIIMALAPYAVFCLLAKAMAELGVELFAQLIGFVLVAGGVMLLHLFVTLLIFLKVFSGLNPVTFMKKIRNVQVFAFSTSSSNATIPVTLRTVTERMGVNNSVASFTVPFGATINMDGTAIMQGVATVFIANLYGVELGMTGYLTVIMMSVLASIGTAGVPGAGLIMLSMVFAQVGLPLEGIGLILGVDRLLDMLRTAVNVSGDAVVSLIVAKSEGKLDEAVYNDQALESSDKGGIHVNSEPGRDFSKAMATAYKGN; this is encoded by the coding sequence ATGACTTTGACGGTGAAAGTGATTCTGGGCATGGTGCTTGGAATTGTGGTGGGCTTGGCGATCAATTTTTCGGGGCTGAATGCCGAGGGCAGTTTTGTTCAGAAATTTGTGACCAGCGGCCTGTTCCACATTGTGGGCAAAATGTTTATCAATGCGCTGAACATGCTGGTGGTTCCACTGGTGCTGTTTTCACTGATCTGCGGGGTGTGCGGCATTGGTGACATCAAATTGCTGGGCAAAATTGGCACCAAGTCATTCGGCTTTTACATGTTGACCACCGCCGTGGCCATTGCCAGTGCAATTCTGATTGCTGTGGGTCTGGGTATTGGCGAGGGCATGAATGCGCGCAGCAGTGCGGAGTTTTCAGCGCGGGAAGCCCCTGCTTTATCCGATGTATTGATCAACATTATTCCGACCAACCCCATCAATGCGATGGCACAGGGCGAAATGCTGTCGATTATTTTCTTCGCGATTTTGCTGGGTGTGAGCCTGTTGCTGGTAGGCAAAAAAGCCCGCAAAGTAATTGATCTGATCGAAATCTTGAATGAAGCCATGATGAAAATGGTGAGCATCATCATGGCCCTTGCACCGTATGCCGTGTTCTGCCTGCTGGCCAAGGCCATGGCCGAACTTGGGGTGGAATTGTTTGCCCAGTTGATCGGCTTTGTGCTGGTGGCGGGCGGGGTGATGTTGCTACATTTGTTTGTCACGCTGCTGATTTTTCTCAAGGTTTTCTCGGGGCTGAACCCGGTGACCTTCATGAAAAAAATCCGCAATGTGCAGGTGTTTGCTTTCAGTACATCGAGTTCCAACGCCACCATCCCGGTGACACTGCGCACGGTGACCGAACGCATGGGTGTGAACAATTCCGTGGCGTCGTTCACAGTGCCTTTCGGCGCCACCATCAACATGGATGGCACGGCCATCATGCAGGGCGTGGCGACGGTGTTCATTGCCAACCTGTATGGTGTTGAACTGGGTATGACAGGCTATTTGACAGTGATCATGATGTCGGTATTGGCATCAATCGGCACGGCTGGTGTTCCGGGCGCGGGCCTGATCATGCTGTCCATGGTGTTTGCCCAGGTGGGTCTGCCGCTGGAAGGCATTGGTTTGATTCTGGGTGTGGACCGTTTGCTGGACATGCTGCGCACGGCAGTGAATGTGAGCGGCGATGCGGTGGTTTCACTGATAGTGGCCAAAAGCGAAGGCAAGCTGGACGAGGCGGTGTACAACGACCAAGCCCTTGAATCCAGTGACAAGGGCGGCATTCATGTGAACAGCGAGCCTGGTCGGGATTTTTCGAAAGCCATGGCCACTGCCTACAAAGGCAATTGA
- a CDS encoding YaeQ family protein — protein MALRATVYKVQLDVSDLDRNHFAQYPLTLALHPSETEERMMVRLLAFAMHAGQDVQFGKGLSAEEEAAVWEVDPTGEIKVWVDVGQPDESRIRKACGRSGRVVIYCYTRSAEVWWRQNQDWLNKLDKVQVLQLSVEDGATLAKLAQRNMALSCTIQEGTVYLGESAIQPIILKP, from the coding sequence ATGGCCCTTCGAGCCACCGTTTACAAAGTTCAACTGGACGTGTCCGACCTGGACCGCAACCACTTCGCGCAGTATCCGCTGACGCTCGCTTTGCACCCCTCTGAAACCGAAGAACGCATGATGGTTCGCCTGTTGGCGTTTGCCATGCACGCCGGTCAAGACGTGCAGTTTGGCAAAGGCTTGTCAGCTGAAGAAGAGGCCGCTGTGTGGGAAGTCGACCCCACTGGCGAAATCAAGGTCTGGGTTGATGTGGGTCAGCCTGATGAAAGCCGCATCAGGAAGGCCTGCGGCCGGTCAGGCCGCGTGGTGATTTACTGCTACACCCGCTCGGCCGAAGTGTGGTGGAGGCAGAACCAGGACTGGCTCAACAAACTCGACAAGGTCCAGGTGCTGCAACTCAGTGTCGAAGACGGTGCCACGCTGGCCAAACTGGCCCAGCGCAACATGGCGCTTTCCTGCACCATTCAGGAAGGCACGGTGTACCTTGGTGAGTCTGCTATACAGCCCATCATTCTCAAGCCCTGA
- a CDS encoding DUF1329 domain-containing protein yields the protein MAVLKLKSGLLAAAIVLATGVVQANDLSELGKSLTPVGAEKKGNAAGTIPDWTGGLNSIPKGFNPETGYVDPFAGEKPLFTISSANMAQYQANLTAGQIEMMKRYPTYKMNVYKTHRTAAYRQAVYDAAKAEAPNVKLVDGGSGVQGIKKSNIPFPVPKSGVEVIWNHNFRDLGGSVVRYSADFPVQSDGSFTVGKRIETVALASYMDSPEENRILYFMNQITAPANAAGDVALVHEPINQVAEPRLAWQYNPGQRRVIRAPELAYDSPGIGSDGLRTNDDLNGFNGSPDRYEWKLIGKKEMYVPYNNYKIADRTLKYNQIVQKSHVNPDFVRYELHRVWVVEATLKPGKRHIYAKRVFYVDEDSWAVLHADQYDSRNTLWRVREVYGVQAYHVPTFAGTGEVLYDLQSRRYLVGGLTNEEKFAEFGKKYTPADFSTAALRRMGR from the coding sequence ATGGCAGTTCTCAAGTTAAAGTCCGGTTTGCTGGCAGCGGCCATTGTTCTGGCCACAGGCGTGGTGCAGGCCAATGACCTGTCCGAACTGGGCAAAAGCCTGACCCCGGTCGGGGCCGAGAAAAAAGGCAATGCCGCAGGTACCATTCCCGACTGGACCGGTGGATTGAACAGTATCCCCAAAGGCTTCAACCCAGAAACCGGTTACGTGGACCCCTTCGCTGGCGAGAAGCCCCTCTTCACCATTTCCTCGGCCAACATGGCCCAGTACCAGGCCAATTTGACGGCGGGTCAAATTGAAATGATGAAGCGTTACCCCACCTACAAAATGAATGTGTACAAAACCCACCGCACCGCCGCGTATCGTCAGGCGGTGTACGACGCGGCCAAGGCCGAAGCGCCGAATGTGAAGCTGGTGGACGGTGGAAGCGGCGTGCAGGGCATCAAGAAATCGAACATTCCATTCCCTGTGCCCAAAAGCGGTGTGGAAGTGATCTGGAACCACAACTTCCGTGACCTGGGTGGCTCGGTGGTTCGTTACTCCGCTGACTTCCCTGTTCAATCCGATGGTTCATTCACAGTGGGCAAGCGAATTGAAACCGTGGCGTTGGCTTCCTACATGGACAGCCCTGAAGAAAACCGCATTCTCTACTTCATGAACCAGATCACGGCACCCGCCAACGCAGCAGGCGATGTGGCCCTGGTGCACGAGCCCATCAACCAGGTTGCCGAACCTCGTTTGGCCTGGCAGTACAACCCGGGTCAGCGCCGTGTCATTCGTGCACCTGAACTGGCTTACGACTCCCCGGGTATCGGTTCCGACGGCCTGCGAACCAACGACGACTTGAACGGCTTCAACGGTTCACCCGACCGGTACGAGTGGAAGTTGATCGGCAAAAAAGAAATGTACGTGCCTTACAACAACTACAAGATTGCCGATCGCACCTTGAAGTACAACCAGATCGTTCAGAAAAGTCACGTCAACCCCGACTTCGTGCGCTATGAGTTGCACCGCGTCTGGGTGGTTGAAGCGACACTGAAGCCGGGCAAGCGTCACATTTATGCCAAGCGTGTGTTCTACGTTGATGAAGATTCCTGGGCGGTTTTGCATGCCGATCAATACGACAGCCGCAACACCCTGTGGCGTGTTCGTGAAGTGTATGGTGTGCAGGCTTACCATGTACCCACCTTTGCCGGTACCGGCGAAGTGCTGTACGACTTGCAGTCGCGCCGCTACCTGGTGGGTGGTTTGACCAACGAAGAAAAGTTTGCCGAGTTTGGCAAGAAGTACACACCGGCTGACTTTTCCACTGCAGCCTTGCGCCGCATGGGTCGTTAA
- a CDS encoding TetR/AcrR family transcriptional regulator, with translation MNKPAVLTTDTVDTREKLLRIALNEFAKHGIEGVSLSQIRQLSGQGNRSVVHYHFKTKARLVEEVVEFATSRLDVYCKQAHAEFALGKPEHKEWVRLSELIFDPFLKLFASGQTGATCIQFLSRLTWQTGEQGQRFLTRFFNPYMEVFSPALQTLLPRYSEAQLRFKIHLAVNTAIHGLADFSMVMHDEGLLPLVSQADGPKEMRRLFHDYVSAGLRGN, from the coding sequence ATGAACAAACCAGCCGTCTTGACCACTGACACCGTTGATACTCGGGAAAAGCTTTTGCGGATTGCCTTGAACGAGTTTGCGAAGCATGGCATTGAAGGGGTTTCCTTGAGCCAGATTCGCCAGTTGTCAGGCCAAGGCAACAGGTCTGTGGTGCACTACCACTTCAAGACCAAAGCACGCCTGGTCGAAGAGGTGGTGGAATTTGCGACCAGCCGGCTGGATGTGTATTGCAAACAAGCGCATGCTGAATTTGCCCTTGGCAAGCCCGAGCACAAAGAGTGGGTTCGATTGAGCGAACTGATCTTTGACCCGTTTTTAAAGTTATTCGCCAGCGGACAAACTGGCGCCACCTGCATTCAGTTTTTATCCCGCCTGACCTGGCAAACCGGCGAGCAGGGTCAACGATTTCTGACCCGCTTTTTCAACCCCTACATGGAAGTATTCTCCCCTGCCTTGCAGACCCTGCTGCCCCGTTATTCCGAAGCCCAGTTGCGTTTCAAGATTCACCTGGCGGTAAACACGGCCATTCACGGCCTGGCCGACTTTTCAATGGTGATGCACGATGAAGGCCTGCTGCCACTGGTCAGCCAGGCCGATGGCCCGAAAGAGATGCGCAGGCTTTTTCATGACTATGTGAGTGCGGGGTTGAGAGGAAATTAA
- a CDS encoding FAD-binding domain-containing protein, with protein MQVLWFKRDLRLSDHLPLFEAMRNAKHHGLVLPLYIHEPSHLADPHTARQHQAFVHECLDDLQQQFRAVGGYLHEELGEVVDVLADLHAQYKFTHLWAHQETTQLVQFQRDKAVAAWCRSVGVAFIELPQNNVQRGASFFRALEEKPSFQTYLDRAAQEPIKNPAGRDLSAFFAPRPPQDLNRSNVPLAAGADKPLRMKGGRTQARAVAAKFFTPAKLKAYPFSISSPLKAWNGCSRLSPYLAYGVVSDREVLQKLNVLVNTVHGQGDPHAIAKVEDAARFYVDRLIWRQGYFQQFESHTGLETDAFYQGEPFEINAAHLQAWQQGKTGYPYIDALQRCLFQTGWLNMRARATLVSFACVQLGLPWQPVALYLAQQFLDFEPAIHYGQVRIASGTSHFSQMLVYDPLKQQAEQDPKGEFVRRWLPEHGTNQYPAPLIDNAESLKQGKARLHAMRQNRV; from the coding sequence ATGCAGGTGTTGTGGTTCAAACGGGATTTGCGCTTAAGCGACCACCTGCCGCTTTTCGAGGCCATGCGCAACGCCAAACACCATGGTTTGGTGTTGCCCCTGTACATCCACGAACCTAGTCACCTTGCAGACCCCCACACGGCACGCCAGCACCAGGCCTTTGTGCATGAATGCCTGGACGATTTGCAGCAGCAGTTCCGCGCAGTGGGCGGTTACCTGCATGAGGAGTTGGGCGAGGTAGTGGACGTGTTGGCTGACCTGCACGCGCAGTACAAATTCACCCACCTGTGGGCGCACCAGGAAACCACCCAGCTTGTGCAATTTCAACGAGACAAGGCGGTAGCGGCTTGGTGCCGCAGCGTGGGTGTTGCTTTCATCGAGTTGCCGCAGAACAATGTGCAGCGGGGTGCATCGTTTTTCAGAGCACTTGAAGAAAAGCCGAGTTTTCAAACCTACCTGGACCGCGCGGCCCAAGAACCCATCAAGAACCCGGCTGGGCGGGATTTGTCTGCTTTTTTTGCCCCGCGACCACCTCAGGACTTGAACCGCAGCAACGTGCCCCTGGCCGCAGGCGCCGACAAACCCTTGCGCATGAAAGGCGGCCGCACCCAAGCGCGGGCGGTGGCAGCAAAGTTCTTTACTCCAGCAAAACTGAAGGCTTACCCATTTTCAATTTCAAGCCCCCTGAAGGCGTGGAATGGTTGTTCTCGCCTGTCGCCTTACCTGGCCTATGGCGTGGTCAGCGACCGCGAAGTGCTGCAAAAGCTCAATGTCTTGGTGAACACCGTGCACGGGCAGGGCGATCCACATGCGATAGCCAAGGTGGAAGATGCAGCCCGCTTTTATGTCGATCGGCTCATCTGGCGGCAAGGCTACTTTCAACAGTTCGAGAGCCACACCGGGCTTGAAACCGATGCCTTCTACCAGGGTGAGCCTTTTGAAATCAACGCCGCCCACTTGCAGGCCTGGCAGCAAGGAAAAACCGGCTATCCCTACATCGACGCCTTACAGCGTTGTCTGTTTCAAACCGGTTGGCTGAACATGCGGGCAAGGGCCACGTTGGTGTCGTTTGCCTGCGTGCAACTCGGTTTACCCTGGCAACCGGTGGCCTTGTACCTGGCTCAGCAGTTTCTGGACTTCGAGCCCGCCATTCACTACGGGCAAGTTCGTATTGCTTCCGGCACCAGCCATTTTTCACAAATGCTGGTTTACGATCCACTGAAACAACAGGCTGAACAAGACCCCAAGGGCGAATTCGTGCGGCGTTGGTTGCCTGAACATGGCACCAACCAATACCCGGCACCTCTCATCGACAACGCAGAATCCCTTAAGCAGGGCAAGGCCCGTTTGCACGCCATGCGGCAAAACCGGGTTTAA
- a CDS encoding undecaprenyl-diphosphate phosphatase codes for MFVTSNGVGWLEAVILGLIQGLTEFLPISSSAHLRIIGPMLPSGLDPGSAFTAITQLGTELAVLVYFRQDIARIFLAWCASFKRNTPSSPDARSDARLGWLVIVGTLPIAVLGLLFQDLIETYLRNLYLTAIMLIVFGLILGLADKVGKRQTELRDMTWRDGIVFGFAQALALIPGVSRSGGTITAGLLMGYTREAAARYSFLLAVPAVFASGFYQLYKSWGVAGPVSPANTALATFIAFFVGYAVIVWFLKIVSTRGYGLFVAYRVVLGFVVLGLLAAGVLQPL; via the coding sequence ATGTTTGTTACAAGCAACGGCGTAGGCTGGCTTGAAGCTGTGATTTTGGGTTTGATCCAGGGGCTTACCGAGTTTCTGCCCATTTCATCCAGTGCGCACTTGCGCATCATCGGCCCCATGTTGCCTTCCGGGCTTGACCCCGGCTCGGCCTTCACGGCCATCACGCAGTTGGGTACCGAGTTGGCGGTGTTGGTCTACTTTAGGCAAGATATTGCCAGGATCTTCCTGGCTTGGTGTGCGTCATTCAAGCGCAACACACCGTCCAGTCCGGATGCCCGCTCAGATGCTCGACTGGGCTGGCTGGTTATTGTGGGCACACTGCCAATTGCGGTGCTGGGCCTGCTGTTTCAAGACCTGATTGAAACCTACCTGCGCAACCTCTACCTAACCGCCATCATGCTGATCGTGTTTGGCTTGATCCTGGGGTTGGCAGACAAGGTGGGCAAACGCCAAACCGAGCTGCGCGACATGACCTGGCGCGACGGCATTGTGTTCGGCTTTGCTCAGGCCCTGGCCCTGATACCCGGCGTCAGCCGTTCAGGCGGTACCATCACCGCCGGTTTGCTGATGGGCTACACCCGTGAAGCGGCGGCCCGATATTCTTTCCTGCTGGCTGTGCCCGCCGTGTTTGCGTCTGGCTTTTACCAGCTGTACAAAAGCTGGGGTGTGGCAGGCCCTGTCAGCCCAGCCAACACGGCGCTGGCCACGTTCATCGCCTTCTTCGTGGGTTATGCGGTCATTGTGTGGTTTCTGAAAATTGTCAGCACACGCGGTTATGGCCTGTTTGTGGCCTATCGGGTCGTGCTGGGTTTTGTGGTGCTGGGCTTGTTGGCCGCCGGGGTTTTGCAGCCCCTGTAA
- a CDS encoding DegT/DnrJ/EryC1/StrS family aminotransferase, whose protein sequence is MDNRKIYVTQPALPPLAEFIPYLQEIWNSKTLTNNGPYHQQLEKALCEYLGVPHIALFCNGTIALMTALKALRIQGEVITTPYSFVCTSHSLLWNDLQPVFVDVDPVTLNLDPRRIEEAITPQTSAILPVHCYGLPVNTVEIQRIADVYGLKVIYDAAHAFGVKQKGESILNAGDLSVLSLHATKVFNTFEGGAIICQDEKTKQRIDYLKNFGFADEVTVMAPGINGKMSELNAAMGLLQLKYVDEAIEKRLRIQALYRELLADVRGIEQLAVPDDVEWNGAYFPVFVNGHYPISRDALYARLQEHGIHGRRYFFPLISSMPMYRGLPSANPRKLPNAHQAAEKVLCLPIFPDLALEDVAKICVIIDEASRG, encoded by the coding sequence ATGGACAATCGGAAAATTTATGTGACGCAGCCTGCGCTGCCGCCGCTTGCGGAGTTCATCCCGTACCTGCAGGAAATCTGGAACAGCAAAACCCTCACGAACAACGGACCTTACCACCAACAGCTTGAAAAAGCGCTGTGTGAGTACCTCGGTGTGCCCCACATTGCCCTGTTCTGCAATGGCACCATTGCCTTGATGACCGCGCTGAAGGCGCTTCGCATTCAGGGCGAGGTGATTACCACCCCCTATTCCTTCGTGTGCACTAGCCATTCCCTGCTGTGGAATGACCTGCAACCCGTGTTTGTGGATGTGGACCCGGTGACATTGAACCTGGATCCCCGCCGAATCGAAGAAGCCATTACCCCGCAGACCAGCGCCATTTTGCCTGTGCACTGTTATGGCCTGCCTGTCAACACCGTTGAAATTCAGCGCATTGCCGATGTGTATGGTCTGAAAGTGATTTACGACGCGGCACACGCCTTTGGCGTAAAACAAAAAGGCGAGAGCATTTTGAATGCGGGCGACTTGTCGGTGCTCAGCCTGCACGCCACCAAGGTGTTCAACACCTTCGAAGGCGGCGCGATTATTTGCCAGGACGAGAAAACCAAGCAGCGTATCGATTACCTGAAGAACTTTGGTTTTGCCGATGAAGTGACGGTGATGGCACCGGGTATCAACGGCAAGATGAGCGAACTGAACGCCGCCATGGGCCTGCTGCAATTGAAATACGTGGACGAGGCCATTGAAAAGCGCCTCCGCATTCAGGCCCTGTACCGTGAGCTGCTGGCCGATGTGCGTGGAATTGAACAGCTGGCTGTGCCCGATGACGTGGAATGGAACGGTGCGTACTTCCCGGTTTTTGTGAACGGCCACTACCCGATTTCACGCGATGCCCTTTACGCCCGATTGCAGGAACACGGCATTCACGGCCGGCGCTATTTTTTCCCGCTGATCAGCAGCATGCCGATGTACCGTGGCCTGCCTTCAGCCAACCCCAGAAAGCTTCCCAATGCCCACCAGGCAGCCGAGAAGGTACTTTGCCTGCCGATCTTCCCTGATCTGGCGCTGGAAGACGTGGCCAAAATCTGCGTGATTATTGACGAGGCCAGCCGTGGCTAA
- a CDS encoding ATP-grasp domain-containing protein, with product MAKVLLVDTNFSSGPILNFLRNAGHTVVFAGGNPRDFLAKATPGYQQLDYSNPAALADLCTRLGIEYLVPGCNDRSYYSCAEVADRLHFPGIDSLYATETINHKQKFRSFAQGEGLSVPRVFNADETPNCHVIVKPVDAYSGRGITVVQAGNEAQLKQALETARAESKSGDCLMEEFVDGQLYSHSAFVVNGRVLQDFVVIEHGSANPFVVDTSHIALDFPEDIHRRIRREIEHMAQSLRLCDGLIHTQFLLKGEKFWLVEVTRRCPGDLYSQLIELSTGFPYVASYTKGFLGRHAAPGPAKQQFILRHTVTLPHEGLLQHLHFKHPLHLERWVPIASTGDLVAPSPAGRIALLFARCASAAELQTLARHAVNRQLYTFNG from the coding sequence GTGGCTAAGGTGTTGTTGGTTGACACCAACTTTTCATCAGGGCCTATCCTGAATTTCCTGCGCAACGCGGGCCACACCGTGGTGTTTGCCGGTGGCAACCCGCGCGACTTTCTGGCCAAGGCCACGCCGGGTTATCAGCAACTGGACTATTCCAACCCGGCAGCACTGGCCGACCTGTGCACGCGGCTGGGTATCGAATACCTGGTGCCGGGCTGTAACGACAGGTCGTATTATTCCTGTGCAGAAGTGGCCGATCGCTTGCACTTTCCCGGCATTGACAGCCTGTACGCCACTGAAACAATCAACCACAAACAGAAATTCAGAAGCTTTGCGCAAGGCGAAGGGCTTTCGGTGCCCCGCGTGTTCAACGCCGATGAAACGCCCAACTGCCACGTGATTGTGAAACCAGTGGACGCCTACAGCGGCCGGGGCATCACGGTTGTTCAGGCGGGTAATGAAGCGCAACTGAAACAAGCACTGGAGACCGCCCGTGCTGAATCCAAAAGCGGCGACTGCCTCATGGAAGAGTTTGTAGATGGCCAGTTGTACAGCCATTCCGCCTTCGTGGTGAATGGCCGGGTGCTGCAGGACTTTGTCGTGATTGAGCATGGCTCGGCCAACCCTTTCGTGGTGGACACCAGCCACATTGCGCTGGATTTTCCTGAAGACATTCACCGCCGAATTCGCCGTGAAATTGAACACATGGCCCAAAGCCTTCGCCTGTGCGATGGTTTGATTCACACACAGTTCCTGTTGAAAGGCGAAAAATTCTGGCTGGTTGAAGTGACCCGCCGTTGCCCCGGCGACCTGTACAGCCAGTTGATTGAACTTTCAACAGGTTTTCCCTATGTGGCAAGTTACACCAAGGGATTTTTGGGCCGGCATGCTGCACCTGGACCGGCAAAACAGCAATTCATTTTGCGCCACACAGTTACCCTTCCCCATGAAGGCTTGCTGCAACACCTGCATTTCAAGCACCCGCTTCACCTTGAACGCTGGGTACCCATTGCCAGCACGGGCGACTTGGTGGCACCCAGCCCCGCCGGGCGAATTGCCTTGTTGTTTGCCCGCTGTGCAAGCGCAGCCGAACTGCAAACACTGGCACGGCATGCCGTGAACCGGCAGCTTTACACCTTCAACGGTTAA
- a CDS encoding Gfo/Idh/MocA family protein has protein sequence MNALKPLHKPIKVAMIGGGVNSAVGRVHEIAMKMDNEFELVAGCFSRNAEFNAESGRQYNVPKNRLYPSAEKLIEAVAHEVDAIVIATPIQSHAQYIHLALDHNLRVISDKPLLATVNECNALLKRVPADNAQVFSIFNYTGYPAVREMKRRVESGSIGTVFKVMVEMPQDSYMRLKNQNKTHAIQAWRLEDGDISCVSLDLFVHLHSLVNFVCGNTPQAVNAWSRAITNVAPGLIDEVDAVIRYSDNLIVNAWYGKAVLGYRNGLRIRVFGTKGSLQWHQENPELIDAADDAGNRMILDRIATESTITALPRYNRFKAGHPSGFIEAFANYYADIAQAMRDEKLNAYTLSMGVAAEGLALSQAIAQASASGQTVELG, from the coding sequence ATGAACGCATTGAAACCTTTGCACAAGCCCATCAAGGTGGCCATGATTGGTGGCGGCGTGAATTCAGCCGTGGGCCGTGTGCATGAAATTGCCATGAAAATGGACAATGAATTTGAATTGGTGGCGGGCTGCTTCAGCCGCAACGCGGAATTCAATGCCGAGTCAGGTCGCCAGTACAACGTGCCGAAAAACCGTTTGTACCCCAGCGCCGAAAAACTGATTGAGGCCGTGGCCCATGAAGTGGATGCGATCGTGATCGCCACGCCGATTCAGTCGCATGCGCAGTACATACACCTGGCACTTGACCACAATTTGCGCGTGATTTCGGACAAGCCACTGCTGGCCACCGTCAATGAATGCAACGCCTTGTTGAAACGGGTACCGGCTGACAACGCCCAGGTGTTTTCAATTTTCAATTACACCGGCTACCCGGCCGTGCGGGAAATGAAACGCCGCGTGGAAAGTGGATCCATCGGCACCGTGTTCAAGGTGATGGTGGAAATGCCGCAAGATTCCTACATGCGATTGAAAAACCAGAACAAGACGCACGCCATTCAGGCCTGGCGACTTGAAGACGGCGATATCAGTTGCGTGTCGCTCGACCTGTTCGTGCACCTTCACAGCCTGGTGAATTTTGTGTGTGGCAACACGCCGCAGGCCGTAAATGCTTGGTCGCGCGCAATCACCAATGTGGCTCCCGGGCTGATTGATGAAGTGGATGCCGTGATTCGCTACAGCGACAACCTGATTGTGAACGCGTGGTACGGCAAGGCCGTGCTGGGTTACCGCAATGGTTTGCGTATTCGCGTGTTTGGGACAAAGGGCAGCCTTCAATGGCACCAAGAAAACCCGGAACTGATTGACGCGGCAGACGATGCAGGCAACCGGATGATATTGGACCGGATTGCCACAGAAAGTACCATCACAGCCCTTCCCCGCTACAACCGTTTCAAGGCAGGCCACCCTTCCGGTTTTATCGAGGCCTTTGCCAATTACTACGCCGACATTGCACAGGCCATGCGGGATGAAAAACTGAATGCCTACACGCTGTCGATGGGGGTGGCTGCCGAAGGTTTGGCCCTGAGCCAGGCCATTGCACAAGCGTCTGCCAGCGGGCAGACAGTTGAACTGGGTTGA